A genome region from Glycine max cultivar Williams 82 chromosome 5, Glycine_max_v4.0, whole genome shotgun sequence includes the following:
- the SHOOT1 gene encoding SHOOT1 protein, which translates to MSLPTTTSGHSSIYSALTLPRTTQIHPTLFSPTTKFFSSKSPSYSGLSNCFSNTLLSRPLLFAVKASSGVGSEASKQESDKSEEEEEEEEPYEEYEVEIEQPFGLKFAKGRDGGTYIDAIAPGGSADKAGVFTVGDKVIATSAVFGTEIWPAAEYGRTMYTIRQRIGPLLMKMQKRYGKNIDSGGELTEKEIIRAERNSGFISNRVREIQMLNALRKREQKERREKDLREGLQLYKNGKYDEALEKFESILGSKPEPEEAAVASYNVACCYSKLNQIQAALSSLEEALNTGFEDFKRIRTDPDLANARASEEFDPLLKRFDESFINENAINAIKSLFGFGKK; encoded by the exons ATGTCATTGCCTACCACTACTAGTGGTCACTCATCTATTTACTCTGCACTTACATTGCCAAGAACCACCCAAATTCACCCAACCTTGTTTTCTCCCACCACCAAGTTCTTTTCTTCCAAAAGCCCCTCATATTCAGGTCTTTCCAATTGTTTCTCAAACACCCTTTTGTCAAGACCTTTGCTTTTTGCTGTCAAGGCTTCATCTGGGGTTGGCTCAGAAGCATCCAAACAGGAGAGTGACaagagtgaagaagaagaagaggaggaggaaccgTATGAAGAGTATGAGGTGGAAATTGAGCAGCCCTTTGGACTCAAATTTGCAAAGGGTAGAGATGGGGGAACTTACATTGATGCTATTGCACCAGGAGGATCAGCTGATAAGGCTGGAGTCTTCACTGTTGGGGATAAAGTAATTGCCACCAG TGCAGTTTTTGGGACCGAAATTTGGCCAGCTGCTGAATATGGAAGGACAATGTACACAATTCGCCAAAGAATTGGCCCGTTACTCATGAAAATGCAGAAGAGATATG GAAAAAACATTGATTCTGGTGGTGAGTTAACTGAAAAGGAAATTATCAGAGCTGAGAGGAACTCTGGGTTTATCAGTAACAGAGTGAGAGAAATTCAA ATGCTAAATGCTTTGAGGAAAAGGGAACAAAAAGAGCGCAGGGAAAAGGATTTGAGGGAAGGATTACAACTATATAA GAATGGCAAATATGATGAAGCACTAGAGAAATTTGAGTCTATTTTAGGATCAAAGCCAGAACCTGAGGAAGCAGCAGTTGCAAGTTACAATGTTGCTTGTTGTTACTCTAAGCTAAACCAG ATTCAAGCTGCACTTTCTTCACTAGAAGAAGCTCTGAATACTGGTTTTGAAGACTTCAAG AGAATAAGAACTGATCCTGACCTGGCTAACGCAAGGGCATCAGAGGAATTTGATCCTTTATTGAAAAGATTTGATGAATCTTTCATCAATGAGAATGCCATCAATGCCATCAAATCTCTTTTTGGATTTGGTAAGAAATAA
- the LOC100778139 gene encoding beta-amyrin 28-monooxygenase, with protein MTLNLMEVTNLVVLPAVSAFFVLCLYFIIKVFRLGKHPNLNLPPGRLGWPVVGETLEFLRTMNEGNVLRFIQERKEKYDSRVFKTSMFGDPVVLFCGPAGNKFLFSNENKNVQVWWPSSVRRLLRLSLVNKVGDEAKMVRRLLMSFLNAETLRNYLPKMDSIAQRHIDTYWEGKEQVCVYPIVQLYTFELACCLFLSIEDSDHISKLSLKFDEFLKGIIGFPLNVPGTRFYRAMKAADVIRKEIKMILKKRKVDLEEKRVSPTQDLLSHMLVTSDPSGRFMTEMEILDNILLLLFAGHDTSRSVLSLVMKYLGQLPQVYEHVLEEQLEISQGKEAGQLLQWEDVQKMKYSWNVASEVMRLSPPVSGAYREAIKDFTYADYNIPKGWKLHWNTGSSHKDPTLFSNPETFDASRFEGAGPTPFSYVPFGGGPRMCLGLEFARLEILVFMHNIVKRFKWDLVIPDEMFKYDPMLEPIKGLAIRLHPSHF; from the exons ATGACACTAAATCTTATGGAGGTGACCAACCTTGTAGTCTTGCCAGCAGTTTCGGCATTCTTTGTCCTTTGtctatatttcatcattaaagttTTCAGACTCGGGAAACATCCAAACCTCAATCTTCCTCCTGGAAGATTAGGATGGCCTGTTGTTGGAGAAACCTTGGAGTTTCTGCGCACAATGAATGAGGGCAACGTGTTAAGGTTCATACAAGAGAGAAAGGAGAAATATGACTCCAGGGTGTTCAAAACTTCAATGTTTGGAGATCCTGTTGTTCTGTTTTGCGGGCCAGCTGGGAACAAGTTCCTATTCAGTAATGAGAACAAGAATGTCCAAGTGTGGTGGCCTAGTTCGGTGAGGAGGTTGTTAAGGTTGTCCTTGGTTAATAAGGTTGGTGATGAGGCAAAGATGGTGAGAAGGTTGCTCATGAGCTTTCTTAATGCAGAAACACTCAGAAACTATTTGCCAAAAATGGATAGCATTGCTCAGCGCCATATAGATACATATTGGGAAG GAAAGGAGCAGGTGTGTGTCTATCCAATAGTACAACTATACACGTTTGAATTGGCTTGTTGCTTATTTTTAAGCATTGAAGACTCTGACCATATATCAAAGCTTTCGttaaaatttgatgaatttctgAAAGGGATCATTGGTTTTCCCCTCAACGTTCCTGGAACAAGGTTTTATCGGGCAATGAAAGCTGCAGATGTAAtaaggaaagaaattaaaatgattctaaagaaaaggaaagtggATTTGGAGGAGAAGAGGGTATCACCTACTCAGGACCTTCTATCACATATGCTTGTTACATCTGACCCCAGTGGAAGGTTTATGACTGAAATGGAGATTCTTGATAAcattcttcttctactttttgCCGGTCACGATACTTCTAGATCAGTGTTATCATTGGTCATGAAGTATCTTGGACAATTGCCTCAAGTTTATGAACATGTCTTGGAAG AACAACTTGAAATTAGTCAAGGGAAAGAGGCAGGGCAGTTGTTGCAATGGGAAGATGTTCAGAAAATGAAATACTCTTGGAATGTTGCATCTGAAGTCATGAGGCTGTCCCCACCTGTGAGTGGTGCTTACAGAGAAGCTATAAAGGATTTCACCTATGCTGATTATAACATCCCTAAAGGGTGGAAG CTGCATTGGAACACTGGTTCATCACACAAGGACCCAACGCTCTTCTCGAATCCGGAAACTTTTGATGCTTCAAGGTTTGAAGGGGCAGGGCCTACACCCTTTTCATATGTTCCATTTGGAGGTGGCCCCCGAATGTGTTTGGGGCTAGAGTTTGCTAGACTAGAGATTCTTGTGTTCATGCATAATATCGTGAAACGGTTCAAGTGGGATTTGGTGATTCCTGATGAGATGTTCAAGTATGATCCCATGCTAGAACCAATAAAAGGACTTGCAATTCGACTTCATCCTTCCCATTTCTAG